Proteins encoded by one window of Vibrio algicola:
- a CDS encoding glycosyltransferase family 2 protein — protein sequence MPAYNSSKHIAVAIESVINQSYSDWELIVIDDCSTDSTILIVDKYSHQDSRVRCHSTNVNAGAGVARNIGIELASGQFLAFLDSDDLWDSNKLTKQLGFMKANNAEISHTSFSFIDEDGFSRPGSVSVSKCVNLETNLRKTEIGTSTAIINRRLVLDSIKFSEIRARQDLKLWIDLLKQGYKSYGLDSDLVKYRIRSGSVSSNKIKMLFVTLKVYLEVKELSVMKRISCYLSYVFNAIRKRQ from the coding sequence ATGCCTGCATATAATTCTTCAAAACATATTGCAGTAGCGATAGAATCTGTAATTAATCAGTCTTATAGTGATTGGGAGTTAATTGTTATTGATGATTGCTCTACAGATTCTACAATTTTAATTGTTGATAAATACTCACATCAAGATAGTAGGGTGAGGTGTCACTCCACAAACGTGAATGCTGGCGCTGGGGTCGCAAGGAATATAGGGATTGAATTGGCTAGTGGTCAGTTTCTCGCATTCTTAGATTCAGATGATTTATGGGATTCAAATAAATTAACTAAGCAATTGGGGTTTATGAAGGCTAATAATGCAGAAATTAGTCATACATCTTTTTCTTTTATTGATGAAGACGGTTTTTCTAGACCAGGTTCGGTAAGTGTATCTAAGTGCGTTAATTTGGAAACTAACCTCCGTAAAACAGAAATTGGTACGTCTACTGCAATTATAAACAGGCGTTTAGTCTTAGATAGCATTAAGTTTAGTGAAATAAGGGCTAGGCAAGATTTAAAGTTGTGGATTGATTTATTAAAGCAAGGTTATAAATCTTATGGTTTAGATTCTGATTTGGTTAAATATAGAATTAGATCTGGAAGCGTGAGCAGTAACAAGATAAAAATGTTATTCGTAACCTTAAAAGTATACTTGGAGGTTAAAGAGTTATCAGTAATGAAGCGTATATCTTGTTATTTATCTTATGTATTTAACGCGATTAGGAAACGACAGTAA
- the mnmH gene encoding tRNA 2-selenouridine(34) synthase MnmH, with product MRPNSKDFLNIFLNDIPLMDVRAAIEVDKGAFPQSINRPLLDDAQRHEIGICYKEAGEEEAILLGLKLATPEIRAQRLADWKAFCTDNPNGYLYCFRGGLRSHTTQAWLKESGVDYPLIDGGYKAMRRFLMDQLDDNIESLRLINICGPTGSGKTRVLQHIDHQIDFEGLARHRGSAFGRNADDFQPSSIDWENAVSIAMLKHRHRHPQQPLFVEDEGRLIGRIVMPENLCRAMTSNELAILEEPIEKRIAMTVEDYVTQPWQDYQQRFGPDAEQHFSDFVLGSLTRIKKRLGGARFNALHTSLTQALDVLFRTGKHLAFDAPVKTLLADYYDPMYHYQFGKRQGKVIFQGNSEAMIEWANAQ from the coding sequence ATGCGCCCCAATAGCAAAGATTTTCTCAATATCTTCTTAAATGATATTCCTTTGATGGATGTTCGCGCGGCGATTGAGGTTGATAAAGGCGCTTTTCCTCAATCAATCAATCGTCCATTACTCGATGATGCTCAGCGGCATGAAATTGGTATTTGCTATAAAGAAGCTGGGGAAGAGGAAGCCATATTACTGGGTTTAAAACTGGCGACACCGGAAATTCGCGCACAACGGCTGGCCGATTGGAAAGCTTTTTGCACCGACAATCCCAATGGTTATCTCTATTGCTTTCGGGGCGGTTTGCGCTCTCATACCACTCAAGCTTGGCTTAAAGAATCCGGTGTGGATTATCCACTTATTGATGGTGGCTACAAAGCGATGCGCCGCTTTTTGATGGATCAACTCGATGACAATATCGAATCACTTCGTTTGATTAATATCTGTGGCCCGACCGGTTCTGGCAAAACGCGAGTGCTGCAACATATTGATCATCAAATCGATTTTGAAGGACTGGCTCGGCACCGAGGCTCAGCTTTTGGTCGCAACGCCGATGACTTTCAACCTAGTAGCATCGATTGGGAAAATGCCGTATCAATTGCGATGTTGAAACATCGTCACCGCCACCCACAACAGCCATTATTTGTGGAAGATGAAGGTCGCTTAATTGGCCGAATAGTGATGCCCGAGAACTTATGCCGCGCCATGACAAGTAATGAGTTAGCGATATTAGAGGAGCCCATAGAAAAGCGGATCGCGATGACGGTTGAAGATTATGTGACACAACCTTGGCAGGACTATCAGCAACGCTTTGGCCCCGATGCAGAGCAACACTTTAGTGATTTTGTATTAGGCAGTTTAACTCGGATTAAAAAACGATTAGGTGGCGCTCGCTTTAACGCATTGCACACGAGCTTAACTCAGGCATTGGACGTGTTATTTCGTACAGGTAAGCACTTGGCATTTGATGCGCCAGTCAAAACCTTATTAGCTGACTATTACGATCCTATGTACCACTATCAATTTGGCAAACGCCAAGGCAAAGTCATTTTTCAAGGCAATAGTGAAGCCATGATCGAGTGGGCAAATGCTCAGTAA
- a CDS encoding polysaccharide biosynthesis protein, with amino-acid sequence MIKLNYIWSLSRFNKRIISLIIDAFFVTLAFVAAYWARLGHTHAVFQNDNLYVLLATLAVTLLCFTKLGLYRAILRYLTFHALFVVSVGTIISGTTVAICAFYLDAYVPRSIPIIYSAFLCLMCGGSRLIVRVLVSQQYTKGLEPVLIYGAGSSGRQLAIALRSSSDYRVRAFVDNDKTLQNTVIQGLTVNKPKNIQYLIKRYNIKKILLALPSATRSQRKEIIDTLVPYPVEVLTVPAMSDIVSGKATIDQLSDVPIEDLLGREAVMPQKVLLELNIKNKVVMVTGAGGSIGSELCRQIIQQKPKALVLFELSEFALYKIDKELSTYIAENGLSIPIYPLLGSVQRINRLATAMKHFSVETVYHAAAYKHVPMVEYNVVEGIRNNIFGTYYSAKAAIEAGVKSFVLISTDKAVRPTNVMGTTKRIAELGLQALAQEEAKKEHGTDFCMVRFGNVLGSSGSVIPLFKRQIEQGGPLTVTHPDIIRYFMTIPEAAQLVIQAGAMARGGDVFVLDMGEPVRITDLAENLIHLSGLEVKSESNPHGDIEIQFTGLRPGEKLYEELLIGNDVSETSHERIMTASEVCISSEEYQRLLEQLDKACHDFDHDLIREILINTPAGFTPSDGISDLVWKQRVMIEDVYPK; translated from the coding sequence ATGATAAAACTTAACTACATTTGGTCGTTATCTCGATTCAACAAACGAATCATTAGTCTCATTATCGATGCATTCTTTGTCACTCTCGCATTTGTCGCAGCTTATTGGGCTCGGTTGGGGCATACCCACGCGGTGTTCCAAAATGATAACTTATATGTGCTTTTGGCGACATTAGCGGTTACTTTACTCTGTTTTACCAAGCTGGGTTTATATCGAGCTATTCTGCGTTACTTAACCTTTCATGCATTATTTGTTGTTAGTGTTGGTACCATTATTTCCGGTACTACTGTTGCAATATGTGCGTTTTATCTTGATGCCTATGTGCCGCGTTCTATTCCCATCATCTACAGTGCATTTCTTTGCTTGATGTGTGGAGGCTCTCGCTTAATCGTTCGCGTGTTGGTTTCGCAGCAATACACCAAAGGGCTGGAGCCAGTATTGATTTATGGTGCTGGCAGCTCTGGTCGTCAGTTAGCGATTGCATTGCGTTCTTCTTCAGATTATCGAGTACGTGCTTTTGTCGACAACGATAAAACATTGCAAAACACGGTGATCCAAGGATTGACGGTGAATAAACCGAAAAACATCCAATATCTGATTAAACGCTACAATATTAAAAAAATCCTGCTGGCGCTGCCTAGTGCAACTCGATCACAACGAAAAGAAATTATCGATACCTTAGTGCCTTATCCGGTCGAAGTGTTAACCGTTCCTGCAATGAGCGATATTGTGTCGGGCAAGGCAACCATTGATCAATTAAGTGATGTGCCGATTGAAGATTTATTGGGGCGTGAAGCTGTCATGCCGCAAAAAGTACTATTAGAATTAAATATAAAAAATAAAGTGGTGATGGTAACGGGCGCCGGTGGTTCGATTGGTTCAGAGCTTTGTCGTCAGATCATCCAGCAAAAACCCAAAGCATTAGTGTTATTCGAGTTATCTGAGTTTGCGCTGTATAAAATCGATAAAGAGCTGAGTACTTACATCGCTGAAAACGGCTTATCTATTCCTATCTATCCGTTACTAGGCTCAGTGCAGCGTATTAATCGCCTTGCGACAGCCATGAAACACTTTTCGGTCGAGACTGTTTATCATGCCGCGGCTTACAAACATGTCCCGATGGTAGAGTACAACGTGGTAGAAGGTATTCGAAATAACATCTTCGGCACCTATTACAGCGCTAAAGCGGCCATTGAGGCAGGGGTAAAATCCTTTGTACTTATTTCTACCGACAAAGCCGTGCGCCCAACCAATGTGATGGGCACGACTAAACGTATTGCCGAATTGGGGTTACAGGCTTTAGCACAAGAAGAAGCAAAAAAAGAACATGGAACCGATTTTTGTATGGTTCGTTTTGGAAATGTTTTAGGATCGTCAGGCTCGGTGATCCCATTGTTTAAGCGACAAATTGAACAAGGTGGACCATTAACAGTCACCCATCCTGATATTATTCGTTACTTTATGACCATTCCTGAAGCCGCGCAATTGGTTATCCAAGCCGGCGCGATGGCAAGAGGCGGAGATGTGTTTGTTCTTGATATGGGCGAACCCGTACGCATCACGGATTTAGCTGAAAACTTAATTCACCTGTCTGGTTTAGAAGTGAAATCCGAGAGTAACCCGCATGGTGATATCGAAATTCAATTCACCGGTTTACGCCCTGGTGAGAAATTATATGAAGAGTTATTGATTGGTAATGATGTGAGTGAAACCTCGCACGAGCGAATTATGACCGCATCAGAAGTGTGCATTAGCAGTGAAGAATACCAGCGATTGCTCGAACAGCTCGATAAAGCTTGTCACGACTTTGACCATGACCTTATTCGTGAGATATTGATCAATACCCCGGCAGGATTTACCCCGAGCGATGGCATTAGTGATTTGGTTTGGAAGCAAAGAGTCATGATTGAAGATGTATACCCAAAGTAA
- a CDS encoding NAD-dependent epimerase/dehydratase family protein encodes MSRVLITGTSGFVGSNIKITSAKKVVRAVNSNVENTNVSNHTHFISSLDSKTNWNNAFHNITSIIHLAGLAHNHDYTVEDYKSVNVQGTLHLATEATKAGVKRFVFVSSIGVNGTVTHNSVFTPGQVACPHNAYAQSKYDAEVGLKKIAAETGLEVVIVRPTLVYGPNAPGNFGALTKLVKKVPFLPFGLANNKRDFIAVQNLADLLIACSEHPNAPGHTFLASDGETVSIKEFTNAIAEGQGKKLIQLPLPISMMKFAAKLLGKSAMAVQLLDDLQVDTSNAYDILGWKAPYTMKQAMSLLSDQDSTTNQSDNK; translated from the coding sequence ATGTCTAGGGTTTTAATAACTGGTACTTCTGGCTTTGTAGGGTCTAACATTAAAATCACTTCAGCTAAGAAGGTTGTTCGAGCTGTTAATTCTAATGTTGAAAATACTAACGTCAGCAATCATACACATTTTATCTCATCTCTTGACTCGAAAACTAATTGGAATAATGCCTTCCACAATATTACCTCAATCATCCATCTTGCAGGCCTAGCTCATAACCATGATTACACGGTAGAAGATTATAAATCCGTTAATGTTCAAGGTACTCTACATTTAGCGACAGAGGCGACTAAAGCTGGCGTCAAACGTTTTGTTTTTGTGAGCTCAATAGGTGTTAATGGTACCGTGACGCATAATAGCGTATTTACTCCAGGGCAAGTGGCATGTCCCCACAATGCTTATGCTCAATCAAAATATGATGCAGAAGTTGGATTGAAAAAAATCGCCGCTGAAACGGGTTTAGAGGTAGTCATTGTACGTCCGACTTTAGTTTACGGCCCAAATGCACCAGGTAATTTTGGCGCTTTAACAAAACTAGTGAAAAAAGTCCCCTTTCTACCTTTTGGATTGGCCAATAATAAGCGTGATTTTATTGCGGTTCAAAATCTTGCGGATTTATTAATTGCTTGCTCCGAGCATCCAAATGCTCCCGGACATACATTTTTGGCATCTGATGGTGAGACGGTATCTATAAAAGAGTTTACCAATGCCATAGCCGAAGGGCAGGGTAAAAAATTAATTCAGTTACCGCTACCAATCTCAATGATGAAATTTGCCGCTAAATTACTGGGTAAGTCTGCAATGGCTGTGCAATTATTGGATGACTTACAAGTTGACACATCAAATGCTTACGATATTCTTGGTTGGAAAGCGCCCTATACAATGAAGCAGGCTATGTCTTTACTTTCAGACCAAGATTCAACAACAAATCAGAGTGATAATAAATGA
- a CDS encoding oligosaccharide repeat unit polymerase, whose protein sequence is MTDIQKYQYESTFLLFFSAVCVFLILSIISNILISDVRIRRPSIQSIDSKVIRSLNLIFIVVACLNFIYISNLVSGGVLSYFLSLKSNAELVSVMKLSQLGYNLLYISMFISIVAYVNKDISKYHLFVVMFFFFFIFITKARVTQLVTDMLFFLLFYVRLINLKVSLKKVFFFGVVIFLSAMLIFSIRYITDMYRVGMISSVSLSNIRTIIGMILDKLLNEGNLPNYASFFAMVNSYGIFLDYREGETIIAPLFNLFPALKSFISDGVDFTPISIQFKQAFFVSEPGSGFPPSLFGEFYANGGVIFLFFGIFSLVFMSYILYHKLLRTNNSMYIYIYIYILSKIIFILPKGEMARFTNINVLFVTVPLIWFVLFLLRRKGNNDISYLQR, encoded by the coding sequence TTGACTGATATACAGAAATATCAATACGAGTCAACTTTTTTATTGTTTTTTTCTGCTGTGTGTGTTTTTTTAATATTATCAATTATTTCTAATATTTTGATTAGTGACGTTCGGATTAGAAGACCTAGTATACAATCTATTGACTCTAAAGTAATAAGAAGTCTTAATCTTATTTTTATTGTTGTCGCTTGTTTGAATTTTATTTATATTTCAAATTTGGTTTCTGGTGGCGTTTTAAGTTATTTCTTATCACTAAAGTCAAATGCAGAACTGGTTTCAGTGATGAAGTTGTCACAATTGGGTTATAATCTGTTGTATATATCAATGTTTATATCAATAGTTGCATATGTTAATAAGGATATATCCAAATACCACTTGTTTGTTGTTATGTTTTTTTTCTTTTTTATTTTCATTACTAAAGCTCGAGTCACTCAGTTGGTAACTGATATGTTGTTTTTCTTACTGTTTTATGTTCGATTAATTAATTTAAAAGTATCGCTGAAAAAGGTGTTTTTTTTCGGCGTTGTCATTTTTTTAAGCGCAATGCTCATCTTTTCAATTAGATATATAACGGATATGTATCGTGTTGGTATGATTTCTTCTGTTTCTTTATCAAATATCAGAACCATCATTGGTATGATTCTAGATAAGCTGTTAAATGAAGGTAACTTGCCTAACTATGCTAGTTTTTTTGCTATGGTTAATTCCTATGGTATATTTTTAGATTACAGAGAAGGTGAAACTATAATTGCACCTTTATTTAATCTTTTCCCTGCACTTAAGAGTTTTATATCTGATGGTGTCGATTTTACACCTATATCAATACAGTTTAAACAGGCATTCTTTGTTAGTGAGCCTGGTAGTGGTTTTCCACCCAGTTTATTTGGTGAGTTTTATGCAAATGGCGGTGTCATATTTCTTTTTTTTGGGATTTTTTCATTGGTTTTTATGTCATATATTTTATATCATAAGTTATTGAGAACAAATAATAGCATGTATATATATATATATATCTATATACTTTCAAAGATAATATTTATTTTACCTAAAGGTGAGATGGCACGATTTACGAATATTAATGTCTTGTTTGTTACCGTGCCTTTAATATGGTTCGTTTTGTTTTTATTGAGAAGGAAAGGTAATAATGATATTTCATATCTACAAAGGTGA
- a CDS encoding MATE family efflux transporter, which yields MIVNVIMTIISRIITVSGSLLLSIFVANKFGPLYLGYFSLSLVILNGVNLLNKNGFDVYYIKHGFDVDNELMRLDLFFTLCFKLLKRSLYIVLLIALLGGAWVYYDNSNEVISNFVFLLLALPFFSMAYLFSAFYKASQKPSIACLFEIGSISMLTVLMTYFYSCTMNVFDFNIVSRMFFLSSVLVSIIGIYSVFFKADKRLISLNKNHTYSKRETNDFLTVSILGYIQVSMFTYICSFMLSGQDLGVFKAIEKVALVISFVLVVINSILMPKFSFLYRKKEIKKLENLMQSGVKICFILTLPYVLFVLFFPNTILSIFGNGFSGHGIVLNIMCLAQWFNVILGSVGSILNMTGHQRDVKNISFFIMCVMLLIAPVAIYKYQLFGAALAYLIYLSSQNILLFLFVYKRLKISPIPLLFWRSRCS from the coding sequence GTGATTGTAAATGTCATAATGACTATTATTAGTCGAATTATTACAGTTTCTGGAAGTTTATTATTAAGTATATTTGTTGCTAATAAGTTTGGACCACTGTATTTAGGTTATTTTTCGTTATCGTTGGTTATATTGAATGGGGTTAATCTTTTAAATAAAAATGGATTTGATGTTTATTATATAAAGCATGGGTTTGATGTTGATAATGAATTAATGCGGTTAGATTTGTTTTTTACATTGTGCTTTAAATTATTAAAGCGTTCGCTTTATATCGTCCTACTAATTGCCCTACTAGGAGGGGCGTGGGTTTATTATGATAATTCTAATGAGGTCATATCGAACTTTGTATTCTTATTATTAGCTTTACCATTTTTTTCAATGGCTTACTTGTTTTCAGCATTTTATAAAGCGTCTCAGAAACCATCAATAGCATGCTTGTTTGAAATTGGATCTATTTCCATGCTTACAGTTTTGATGACATATTTTTATTCATGTACAATGAATGTATTTGATTTTAATATAGTGTCAAGGATGTTTTTTTTATCTTCTGTATTGGTTTCAATAATTGGTATTTACAGCGTTTTTTTTAAAGCAGATAAACGATTAATAAGTCTCAATAAGAATCATACATACTCGAAGCGAGAAACTAATGATTTTTTAACGGTATCAATATTGGGTTATATCCAAGTTTCGATGTTTACTTACATTTGTTCTTTTATGTTAAGTGGTCAAGATTTAGGTGTTTTCAAAGCTATTGAGAAAGTAGCTTTAGTTATTAGCTTTGTGTTGGTTGTCATTAATTCAATATTAATGCCTAAGTTTAGTTTTTTGTATAGAAAAAAGGAAATAAAGAAATTAGAAAATCTGATGCAATCTGGTGTTAAAATCTGTTTTATACTGACTCTCCCATATGTTCTTTTTGTTTTATTTTTCCCTAATACTATTTTGTCTATATTTGGTAATGGATTTTCGGGGCATGGTATAGTATTAAATATTATGTGTCTAGCTCAATGGTTTAATGTTATTTTGGGGTCGGTAGGTTCTATTTTAAATATGACTGGGCACCAACGAGATGTGAAAAATATTTCTTTCTTTATAATGTGTGTAATGTTGTTAATTGCACCTGTAGCCATTTATAAATATCAATTATTTGGTGCAGCATTAGCATATTTAATTTATTTGTCTTCACAAAATATCTTATTATTTTTATTTGTGTATAAAAGATTGAAGATCAGCCCCATTCCATTGCTATTTTGGAGGTCAAGGTGTTCATAA
- a CDS encoding sugar transferase: MIRLIDFLVAFFGLLFLWPILLIVVIIGLFDTGSPVFVQTRVGKNKKPFKLIKFRTMSVETKSVASHLANNASITKLGAFLRKTKIDELPQLINVVKGEMSLVGPRPNLFNQEELIEKRDALKVYDVLPGITGLAQVQNIDMSTPELLAKTDKKMIDTLTLSLYFKYIIMTATGSGSGDAVKPSK, translated from the coding sequence ATGATCCGACTTATCGACTTTCTCGTGGCTTTCTTCGGCTTACTTTTCTTATGGCCCATTCTTTTGATTGTTGTGATCATTGGGCTATTTGATACGGGCTCGCCTGTGTTTGTGCAGACTCGAGTTGGTAAAAATAAAAAGCCATTTAAATTGATCAAATTTCGCACCATGTCAGTTGAAACCAAATCGGTGGCAAGCCACTTAGCCAATAATGCCTCTATTACTAAGTTAGGTGCTTTTTTACGCAAGACAAAGATTGATGAGCTTCCTCAATTGATTAATGTGGTGAAAGGCGAGATGAGCTTAGTAGGGCCGCGCCCTAATCTATTTAATCAAGAAGAGTTGATTGAAAAGCGCGATGCACTGAAAGTGTACGATGTACTACCAGGGATCACTGGTTTAGCCCAGGTTCAGAACATTGATATGTCTACACCTGAACTGCTAGCCAAAACAGATAAAAAAATGATCGATACTTTAACCTTATCCTTATATTTTAAGTATATAATCATGACTGCTACAGGTAGTGGTAGTGGTGATGCGGTTAAGCCTTCGAAATAA
- a CDS encoding alpha/beta hydrolase, translated as MTTLTWQGLPMLFITNRTPNQSARSKANRKISFNSQNTDISKWLFFCERNGEGDYTEILSKPFFSQLKALPAHTQILFYIHGFNNNMEPDVFGRAEQLEALLNQDDADLVKVIPIIWPCDDDSGLQIVDDYWDDQKAADYSGIAFARLFWKFDQWRHDVAQQQNPCLRRMNVLAHSMGNRVLLNAMQTWVQHTQPGGMSQLFRNVFMVAADVENQTLEQGQAGRHIIDSAKNTIVYFASDDLAMPASKIVNLYGRTLSRRMGMTGPEDLSKLPKRKVMEVDCDSFNTHFDFPTGHTYFLTDKNHVPSPIIKHIQQLIQTGRMQGEQSQWLDL; from the coding sequence ATGACCACATTAACTTGGCAAGGACTGCCCATGCTCTTTATTACCAACCGCACTCCCAATCAATCGGCTCGCTCTAAAGCCAATCGTAAAATCAGTTTCAATAGCCAAAATACCGACATCTCTAAATGGTTGTTCTTTTGTGAGCGTAATGGGGAAGGCGATTATACAGAAATCCTCTCCAAGCCCTTCTTTTCGCAACTTAAAGCACTGCCTGCGCATACTCAAATATTGTTCTATATCCATGGCTTTAATAACAATATGGAGCCAGACGTCTTTGGCAGGGCCGAGCAACTAGAAGCCTTACTCAATCAAGATGATGCTGATTTGGTGAAAGTGATCCCGATTATTTGGCCCTGTGACGATGACTCAGGATTACAAATTGTCGATGATTACTGGGACGACCAAAAAGCCGCTGATTACAGTGGTATCGCCTTTGCTAGATTGTTTTGGAAGTTTGACCAATGGCGACATGATGTAGCCCAACAACAAAATCCTTGTTTACGCCGTATGAACGTATTGGCTCATTCAATGGGAAACCGAGTATTGCTCAACGCCATGCAAACTTGGGTGCAGCACACTCAACCAGGAGGCATGTCGCAGTTATTTCGTAATGTGTTTATGGTGGCCGCCGATGTTGAAAATCAAACTTTAGAGCAAGGTCAAGCGGGGCGACATATTATCGATTCGGCCAAAAATACCATCGTCTATTTTGCCAGCGACGATCTCGCCATGCCCGCGTCTAAAATCGTCAACCTTTATGGTAGAACGTTATCACGCAGAATGGGCATGACCGGCCCAGAAGATTTATCCAAACTGCCTAAGCGCAAAGTAATGGAAGTTGATTGCGATAGTTTTAACACCCATTTCGACTTTCCCACCGGTCACACCTACTTTCTGACCGATAAAAATCACGTCCCGAGCCCAATAATCAAGCACATCCAACAACTGATCCAAACCGGCAGAATGCAAGGAGAGCAAAGCCAGTGGTTAGATCTGTAA
- a CDS encoding glycosyltransferase family protein, whose product MIFHIYKGDASISSRLHFQKTIPTIKKHKIVDNLKYLDFKLFKYSGDNSVFIFHQHAMLLNLIMVYFFCMVKMIKVRIVFDVHDLNEIKYNKTVKSYVFFSMIFALEFIVFKLPGVRFITVSKGLSRLLWLKYNKKVPVVYNMSDDIDLLSCCKYNNQKRIVYFGQINQNRLPLDLLVELLSGGYSVDIYGYFSGCTSSYEFEFERLKNECKLMFKGRYSPDNIGDLIRVYDFSLIYFDDDRLNIKFCMPNKLLQSLSLGVPVIISEGLFEIYNTLSLSGFIYSFDDLTLNKGMSKCIDYNCLEAKLNKMKNVSIKNFTSCIGEV is encoded by the coding sequence ATGATATTTCATATCTACAAAGGTGATGCTAGTATTAGTAGTCGTTTGCATTTTCAGAAAACAATACCCACAATTAAGAAGCACAAGATTGTTGATAACCTTAAATATTTAGACTTTAAATTATTTAAGTATTCAGGTGATAATTCTGTGTTTATATTTCACCAGCATGCAATGTTGTTAAATCTTATCATGGTTTATTTTTTTTGTATGGTTAAAATGATTAAGGTTAGAATTGTATTTGATGTTCATGATTTGAATGAGATTAAATATAATAAGACAGTGAAATCTTATGTTTTTTTTTCTATGATTTTCGCTTTGGAATTTATTGTATTTAAGTTGCCTGGTGTTCGATTTATCACTGTTTCAAAAGGTTTGTCTAGATTGTTATGGTTAAAGTATAATAAAAAAGTTCCTGTTGTATATAATATGTCTGATGATATTGATTTATTATCTTGTTGTAAATATAATAATCAAAAAAGAATTGTATATTTTGGTCAGATCAATCAAAATAGATTGCCACTTGATTTATTGGTTGAATTATTGAGTGGTGGATATTCTGTTGATATTTATGGTTACTTTTCTGGTTGCACATCAAGTTATGAGTTTGAGTTTGAAAGATTAAAGAATGAATGTAAATTGATGTTTAAGGGGAGGTATAGTCCTGATAATATTGGTGATCTGATTCGTGTTTATGACTTTAGTCTCATATATTTTGATGATGATAGATTAAATATTAAGTTTTGCATGCCTAATAAACTTCTTCAATCATTATCACTCGGTGTTCCGGTCATCATTTCTGAGGGGCTTTTTGAAATTTATAATACGTTATCATTATCTGGGTTTATATACAGTTTTGATGATCTTACTTTAAATAAGGGCATGAGTAAATGTATCGATTATAATTGCCTGGAGGCTAAGCTAAATAAAATGAAGAATGTAAGCATAAAAAATTTCACCTCTTGTATTGGTGAGGTATAA